The Prevotella melaninogenica nucleotide sequence TGAACGCTGGAAGCCCAACACATTGTCAGAAGCATTTGGTGTAGCCTTCAGTATCTCGTCGTAGTTTTTATCGATATTGCTTACTACTTGCACGTTTCCTTCCAGTGCAGCAGCTTGCTTGTTTTGGCTGCGGAAAGGCGACTTCAGCCAAGTATCGTAGACACCTAACGCCTTATAGTTCTGATTTTCAAAATCTATTCTAACCTCTTCTGTGGTCTGTGCATGAAGTAAAGAGGTGCAGAACAACAAACCACAGGTAGCTAATATATTCTTTTTCATATTGTTTCTCAAGTCAAACGATTAATAAATTGCAATCTCACTCATTACAGGACAAGCCTTAGCATCCTTGATATGAATGCGGATAGCCTTAGCCTCATAGCCCGAACCATAGCTGTTTGCGGTACTTCCGTTGAGCGGAATGATACGTTTATAGCCGATAGTGGTTTGCTTTACTTTGTTGGCAAGTGGCTTCCATGTGCTGCCATCGGTGGTATATTCGATTGAGAAACTCTTTACACGCTGTCCAAGTCTTACATACTCCTGCAAGGTTACGTAGCGAACAGTCTGTGGGCTGTTCCATTTGAAAGTAAGGGTAACATCCTTTACATCGTCCTCTGCTGCCCAGTAAGTATCTGGATTCTCATCAATGAGGTTGTTAACAACATAGGTACGTGTCGCCCCATTGGCACGTGTACTGGTAGCTTCAACGGTAGCAGTCTTGGCAAGATTGGTCTTGAAACGGCTCTTCAACATAGTTCCGAATTCCTTCAGACGATTCACTTGGTTCTGTGGTATTCTTCCACTTCGGTCTGGAGGACAATTCAGAATGAGGGTTGCATTGCGACCAACGGTCTCTAAGTACATCTGGAACGTGCGTTCTGCCGACATTGGTTCACAACCAGGATGCCAGAACCAACCTTTGTCTGTAAACTTAGCATCGCTCTCGCCAGGGAGCCAGAACCAACCGTTCTCTGTGCCATACATACCATTGCGCTCAGGAGCATAGCCACGATTCTCATTACACCAGTTGGTCTCGCCTGCCCAACCGTCCTCATTACCAATCCAGCGTGCCTCACCACCGACACCCCAAAGGATGATATTTGGGCTGAGTTTATGGATAGAATCACGGAGGTTGGGTACGTCATAGTAGGTTGCACGGTCAATATTGATGGTCTTATTCTTACCACCATAGTAGCCATTCCCACCATTTGCACCGTCGAACCACATCTCAAACTGGTCTGAGCCATACTTTGCAAGCTCTGCACACTGCTTCAAAAAGACGTCCTTCACATAGCTGTCCGTACCGTAAAGACCACTGTTGCGGTCCCAAGGAGATACGTAGAAACCATATTTCATATTCAACTCCTGTGCTGCTTTCGCAAAGAGATCAGCAATATTCACCTGCGCATTAGGGCTTGATGAGTTCATGCTTTTATGATCTGTTGTTTCTGTAGGCCACAGGCAGAAGCCATCATGATGCTTCACAACAGCAATACCGCCCTTCATTCCAGCCTCTTTTACAGCCTCTAACCACTGTCTTGGGTCTGGCTTTGCTGTCGGAGCAAAAGTATTTACATCTTCATCACCATTACCCCATTCCTTATTGGTATAGGTGTTCATGCCATAATGGAAGAAGGCATAGAACTCTGTTTGTTGCCATTTCCACTGGCGGTCAGTGGGTACAGGGAACACTGGGCGCGGCTCGTTCTCCGCATTGGGAGCGATTTGCGTCTTAAGGGTCATAACGGTATTGGTCTGAGCAAAGCTCGTAGCCGATGCCGTTAGGGCAAGTGCAGTAAGCACACCGTGTAGAAATCGGTTATTCATATTAGGTTTTTTAGTTCAGCAGCACTTTAGACGTAGCATTTTATAAATATTTGATTGACAATGTTTAGTTTAGGTTTTTTGTCATTGCAAGCAACCTGTTTGCCTCTGTGCTGCTATATCAAGGCACCAAGTCGCTCAAAAGATAGTCGCAAATATACGAATTAATTTGGGTATTCGTGTAACTTGGACTATAGTTTTTTTTTAGTGGGCGTAAAAACACGACGAATCATGAGTTGATTCTTCATGTTTTCTCTTATCATCCTGCCTGCTTATTACTACCATAAGACTTCGAAAAATCACTACATATTTACCGTCTAAATCCCCCTTAAAATCACGAAAAAAGACATCTAAAAAGCGACTCTGTAACCAACAGGGAATCAAGTGGTTATAAAGTAGCAAACTAAAAGGTGCTTAATTGGACTCCTAAAGGGCGTTAGTAAGGGGCTTAAAGGGCGTCTTTAAGAAGCCAATTGGACGTTAATTTGCCCCTTAATGAGCATCACTTGATTTTCAACTAAGTGAAAAAATCTGACAAAACAGAGCAGAGTAACAAGAGAACAAGTAAATAACGATAAGAGTTGACCAACTAAATAACGTTAAGAGCAGACCAACTTAATAACGTTACGAGTAGACAAGATACTTGTAATTACACAAATAACTCCTCTACTCGTTCACTTGTTAACTAACCACAAGGGGTATCCCGCATTTCACGCCCCTCCCTTTGGGGGAGGGGTTGGGGGTGGGGCTGCTATCTCTCTCACACATTTCACTCCCCTCCCTTTGGGGGAGGGGTAAGGGGGAGGGGCTGGTTTATGGGCTGGTTTGTGGTTGGTTCTACTTTAACTCCACTTCCTCCAACTGCTTATCCACCAACAGGCCCTTGGCTGTTGTGTTCTTAACGGTGAATGGCTTGAGGGCTTTCATACGGATGACGAGGAGGTCGGCATCGCCATTGAACGTATGGTGGTCGCCCACATTCACGAAGGTTGGATAGAGAACCTGAGAACCATCGCTGTGATGACGGTCGTAGGTGAAGTTGCGCATTACCATTGATGGGTCGGTCTCAACCTTAACGAACTGCAATTCCTTCGGACTATATGGGAAGATAAGGTTGAAGGCATTGACTGACTGCAGGTCCTTACCCTTCACCTTGATGATGACATCGTCGCCTGCAGCATAAGACTTACGGTTGTATTCATAATAAACCTTACCGCCAACAGGGGCTACGTCATCGTCGTTCCAACCATCCTCAAGGTGCATGGCAACATTAGAAATGTCGTAAGCATCAATGAGACCGTTGCCGTTGATGTCGCCACCAGAGATATAACCGTCGAAGTCGGCATCGCCCTTCTTAAGTCCTGTATAGTTCATATAAGAGGTGAAATCGTTCTCGTCTACCTTACCATCGAGGTTGATATCGCCTGGCAGAATAGTCTTTGTGCCTGGCACTTTGAAGACATAGAACTCACGACCAGAGCCAAAGTTGCCGACAGCTTCCTTCACGCTCACCTTCACATAACGTGCCACTGGGTGGGTAGAGAGCGTCACTTCCTTCGTTCTACCATCTCGAGCCCACTGCTGTGGACCGATTTCTGTCCAGTTTCTACCGTCTTTGCTGACAGCGATATCACACTTCGTAATCGTACCGTTACCGCCATTCGCACGTGGAACATACTGCAGTTTGTCGAGGGTGTTGGTGCTGTGGAGGTCGACAGTGAAGTCGAATGGCACCGCCTTCGTATAATAATAGGTGTGCCAGATGTCGCCAGTCGTACTGAAATCAACGAGTCGGTGGATCTCGAAACCTTCCATATCACGGGCAGTAGAGGTTGCGGTAAGTCCTTGGATAGCATACTCCAATGGGTTGACAGCCGTCTTCACGTGTAGTGGCGTCCACTCACTTGCGCCCTCACTGTTCACTGCACGCACCTTGAAATCATAGTCGGTGGCAGGCTGGAGGT carries:
- a CDS encoding alpha-L-fucosidase; amino-acid sequence: MNNRFLHGVLTALALTASATSFAQTNTVMTLKTQIAPNAENEPRPVFPVPTDRQWKWQQTEFYAFFHYGMNTYTNKEWGNGDEDVNTFAPTAKPDPRQWLEAVKEAGMKGGIAVVKHHDGFCLWPTETTDHKSMNSSSPNAQVNIADLFAKAAQELNMKYGFYVSPWDRNSGLYGTDSYVKDVFLKQCAELAKYGSDQFEMWFDGANGGNGYYGGKNKTINIDRATYYDVPNLRDSIHKLSPNIILWGVGGEARWIGNEDGWAGETNWCNENRGYAPERNGMYGTENGWFWLPGESDAKFTDKGWFWHPGCEPMSAERTFQMYLETVGRNATLILNCPPDRSGRIPQNQVNRLKEFGTMLKSRFKTNLAKTATVEATSTRANGATRTYVVNNLIDENPDTYWAAEDDVKDVTLTFKWNSPQTVRYVTLQEYVRLGQRVKSFSIEYTTDGSTWKPLANKVKQTTIGYKRIIPLNGSTANSYGSGYEAKAIRIHIKDAKACPVMSEIAIY